A region from the Algoriphagus machipongonensis genome encodes:
- a CDS encoding nucleoside hydrolase-like domain-containing protein → MKFNESILSSLAGIFIFAAITGCNEQPVESAKPRVIISSDIGGTDPDDFQSMIHLLMYSDRIELEGLVSSPFGDGRKEDFIDMIDIYEKDYNQLLSHAPELPTPNSLRAITKQGQKDAAPFKGYTTPTEGSEWIITCAKKKSEQPLWVLVWGGIEDLAQALHDAPEIKENIKVYWIGGPNKKWSINAYSYIAEHHPDLWMIEANATYRGWFMDNESPDELKGDAYYENYIQDRGELGKDFIKYYDGNIKMGDTPSLVYLMNGDPNDPTGESWGGSFEKIDRSSRNVFIGGSTVQDTVAAYSTIEWRFEGPELSVPEDSVVFNIEVQNQTWPGYYLGNGTYGVKYSSKKPEHGSYKTSSSIPEIDGLVGAYMSTIPWPGKATADDYQLGPNWYSDRQNPALYIEDQQGAKTISKYRKEFLMDWAKRWKWLEK, encoded by the coding sequence ATGAAATTCAATGAGAGTATACTATCAAGTTTAGCGGGGATATTCATTTTTGCAGCTATTACGGGCTGCAACGAACAACCAGTGGAATCCGCCAAACCTAGAGTAATAATAAGTTCGGACATAGGCGGAACTGATCCTGATGATTTCCAATCGATGATACATTTATTAATGTATTCAGACCGAATCGAGCTGGAAGGATTAGTTTCATCGCCTTTTGGTGATGGAAGAAAAGAGGACTTTATAGATATGATTGATATCTATGAAAAAGATTATAATCAGCTCCTCTCCCATGCTCCGGAACTCCCAACTCCAAATTCTCTGAGGGCAATAACCAAGCAAGGCCAAAAAGATGCGGCCCCGTTCAAAGGTTATACAACTCCTACTGAAGGTTCGGAATGGATTATTACCTGTGCAAAGAAGAAAAGTGAACAGCCACTTTGGGTGTTGGTTTGGGGAGGAATAGAGGATCTGGCTCAGGCCTTACATGATGCTCCTGAGATCAAAGAAAACATAAAGGTTTATTGGATCGGAGGTCCTAATAAGAAATGGAGTATCAATGCATATTCTTATATCGCAGAGCATCACCCTGACCTCTGGATGATCGAGGCAAATGCAACGTATAGAGGTTGGTTTATGGATAATGAATCCCCGGATGAACTGAAAGGAGATGCTTATTATGAAAATTACATTCAGGATCGAGGTGAGTTGGGCAAGGATTTCATCAAGTATTATGATGGGAACATTAAAATGGGCGATACGCCTTCACTCGTTTATCTAATGAATGGGGACCCCAATGATCCTACCGGAGAAAGTTGGGGAGGAAGTTTTGAAAAGATCGATCGTAGTTCCAGAAATGTATTTATCGGTGGAAGTACAGTGCAAGACACAGTGGCGGCATATTCCACAATTGAGTGGAGATTTGAAGGCCCAGAACTCAGCGTTCCCGAAGACTCTGTAGTTTTCAACATAGAGGTCCAGAATCAGACCTGGCCTGGATATTATCTAGGAAATGGGACTTATGGAGTGAAGTATTCTTCTAAAAAACCAGAACATGGATCCTATAAAACCAGCAGTTCCATTCCCGAAATTGATGGGTTGGTAGGAGCGTATATGAGTACAATTCCATGGCCGGGAAAAGCAACGGCAGATGATTATCAACTTGGACCGAACTGGTACAGTGATAGGCAAAATCCAGCACTTTATATTGAAGATCAGCAAGGGGCAAAAACCATCTCAAAGTACAGAAAGGAGTTCTTGATGGATTGGGCAAAACGGTGGAAATGGCTGGAAAAGTAA
- a CDS encoding helix-turn-helix domain-containing protein: MIRRFDEKRSVFKPYGFSCEMWLPNLMHRPDRHNEIEINFFPEEGITYLFQGKKIKIPANRFTLFWALTPHQIVAFEAGLPYYVCTVPFSVFLEWKLPASFVEKILNGEIISEANPIYSSVDETNFKRWFDDFQEKKNPKIALLEVQGRVNRMAYEYIPSTSKSISTSHIKEANQVEKIAMFIAQHYTEPIKVSDIGKAVELHPDHANTIFKKTFGTTLSEYITEERISHAQRLLLTSDLPITQLAFNCGFQSISRFNAAFLKITGYTPRDFRKSNSFLN, translated from the coding sequence ATGATAAGACGTTTTGACGAGAAGAGAAGTGTTTTTAAACCTTATGGTTTTTCCTGTGAAATGTGGTTGCCTAATCTAATGCACAGACCTGATCGCCATAATGAAATAGAAATTAATTTTTTCCCTGAAGAAGGGATTACCTATCTATTTCAAGGAAAGAAAATTAAAATTCCAGCTAATAGATTCACTTTATTTTGGGCTCTGACACCTCATCAAATAGTAGCTTTCGAAGCCGGACTTCCATATTACGTTTGTACTGTCCCCTTTTCGGTTTTTTTGGAATGGAAATTACCGGCAAGCTTTGTTGAAAAAATTTTGAATGGAGAAATTATTTCTGAGGCCAATCCTATTTATTCTTCTGTAGATGAAACCAACTTTAAACGTTGGTTCGATGATTTTCAGGAAAAGAAAAATCCTAAAATTGCCTTGTTGGAAGTTCAAGGGCGTGTGAATAGAATGGCATATGAATATATTCCAAGCACTTCCAAAAGTATTTCTACTTCACATATCAAAGAAGCCAACCAAGTGGAAAAAATTGCTATGTTTATTGCTCAACATTATACAGAACCCATCAAAGTATCTGATATAGGAAAAGCCGTAGAACTGCATCCGGATCATGCCAATACTATCTTTAAAAAAACTTTTGGAACAACCTTAAGTGAGTACATTACCGAAGAGCGCATTTCACATGCACAGCGGTTATTACTTACTTCGGATCTTCCGATCACCCAGCTTGCTTTCAATTGTGGTTTTCAATCCATCAGTCGGTTTAACGCTGCTTTTTTAAAGATCACTGGTTACACTCCTCGGGATTTTAGGAAAAGCAATAGTTTTCTAAACTGA
- a CDS encoding nitrogen regulation protein NR(II), whose product MESEHFYLVHLDVEGNVLNSNKRFIDTVEVSKKKCLLEALNRESQASLEVEFDNMLSSPKSKHQLLLSLVGKEKVLPVWWEFSVITTPEMDILGVFGLGVDFKMLQYETPWHSLSDLLDFGSVVLDERLQTLSLDEKVRGWLEVDVDMVQNLAFFSEVLVPVDVAQLEKLNRYKRDKTPCAIRLKNCQNGEVFSSLLIYQKSGNQLFLMPEMKKTDKIKMEKPFNESQLAAIPGSVWLVKKDLTLVQLNEEGQLLGQEWFGKSLEEGAKLCFENESMAVGKLLEKVAEVFCEQQPSEFDLRLKNNSSDFGFWKVNISLIQSEIDGDSFAMIHLLDLSEWGKKLMSLQKENNALREVAMKPSHILRSPLSSMMGLLDLIDPQQLDTENQKYFSYLKPLAKELDEVIRNNAKKVGAFD is encoded by the coding sequence ATGGAATCAGAGCATTTTTATCTGGTTCATTTAGATGTTGAGGGAAATGTATTGAATTCAAATAAGCGCTTCATTGATACTGTTGAAGTGTCAAAGAAAAAATGCTTGTTGGAGGCTTTGAACAGGGAATCGCAAGCATCACTTGAAGTGGAGTTTGATAATATGCTTTCATCACCAAAGTCAAAGCACCAATTATTATTGAGTTTGGTAGGTAAAGAGAAGGTCTTGCCTGTTTGGTGGGAGTTTTCAGTCATAACAACCCCTGAGATGGATATTTTGGGAGTGTTTGGCTTAGGAGTAGATTTCAAGATGCTTCAATATGAAACACCTTGGCATAGCCTTAGTGATTTGTTGGATTTTGGAAGTGTAGTTTTAGACGAAAGGCTACAAACTTTGTCATTAGATGAAAAAGTTAGAGGATGGCTGGAAGTGGATGTAGATATGGTACAAAACTTAGCTTTTTTTAGTGAGGTTTTAGTGCCAGTAGATGTAGCTCAATTAGAAAAATTGAATCGGTACAAAAGAGATAAAACTCCTTGTGCCATACGCTTAAAAAATTGTCAAAACGGGGAAGTATTTTCCTCCTTATTAATTTATCAAAAATCAGGAAATCAGCTTTTTTTAATGCCGGAGATGAAAAAAACAGACAAAATTAAAATGGAGAAGCCTTTTAATGAAAGTCAATTAGCAGCTATTCCTGGCTCTGTTTGGTTAGTGAAAAAGGATTTGACGCTTGTTCAATTAAATGAAGAGGGTCAACTTCTAGGACAAGAATGGTTTGGTAAATCCTTGGAGGAAGGCGCAAAACTTTGTTTTGAAAATGAATCAATGGCTGTAGGTAAATTATTAGAAAAAGTTGCTGAAGTTTTTTGTGAGCAGCAACCTTCTGAGTTTGACCTAAGATTGAAAAATAATTCTAGCGATTTCGGCTTTTGGAAAGTAAATATTAGCCTTATACAATCAGAAATTGATGGAGATAGTTTTGCTATGATTCACTTATTGGATTTATCTGAGTGGGGCAAAAAGCTCATGTCATTACAAAAGGAAAATAATGCCCTTCGTGAGGTTGCAATGAAACCTTCTCATATCCTAAGGTCTCCACTTTCTTCTATGATGGGACTTTTAGATTTAATTGATCCTCAGCAACTAGACACAGAGAATCAGAAGTATTTCTCTTATTTGAAACCCCTTGCTAAGGAGCTGGATGAAGTGATAAGAAACAATGCAAAAAAAGTAGGGGCTTTTGATTAA